In Bacillus sp. NP247, one DNA window encodes the following:
- a CDS encoding CoA-binding protein has protein sequence MTIENPTRTEIGEVLKKSKTIAVVGLSDKPERTSYMVSKAMQDAGYRIIPVNPTVDEVLGEKAVSSLTDIKEHVDIVNVFRRSEFLKDVAKEFVEIDADVFWAQLGVQDEDTYKLLQEKGYTVIMDRCIKVEHVMTK, from the coding sequence ATGACAATTGAAAACCCAACTCGTACGGAAATTGGTGAAGTATTGAAGAAAAGTAAAACGATTGCAGTTGTTGGATTATCAGATAAACCAGAACGCACATCATATATGGTTTCAAAAGCAATGCAAGATGCTGGGTACCGCATTATTCCAGTAAATCCAACAGTAGATGAAGTACTCGGAGAAAAAGCGGTTTCTTCACTGACGGATATTAAAGAACATGTTGATATCGTAAATGTATTTCGTCGCTCAGAATTTTTAAAGGATGTTGCGAAAGAGTTTGTAGAGATTGATGCAGATGTTTTCTGGGCACAATTAGGAGTACAAGATGAAGATACATATAAACTTTTACAAGAAAAAGGCTATACAGTAATAATGGATCGTTGTATTAAAGTAGAGCATGTAATGACAAAATAG
- a CDS encoding S1C family serine protease, translated as MGYYDGPNLNEEHSETREVRKSGSKKGYFFTGLVGAVVGAVSISFAAPYMPWVQNNGAAVSSFNSNKQVEGTVVPVVNKSKNETDLPGMVEGAKDVVVGVINMQQSIDPFAMQPTGQEQTAGTGSGVIYKKAGNKAYIVTNNHVVDGANKLAVKLSDGKQVDAKLVGKDPWLDLAVVEIDGSNVNKVASLGDSSKIRAGEKAIAIGNPLGFDGSVTEGIISSKEREIPVDIDGDKRPDWQAQVIQTDAAINPGNSGGALFNQNGEVIGINSSKIAQQSVEGIGFAIPINIAKPVIESLEKDGVVKRPALGVGVVSLEDVQAYAVNQLKVPKEVTNGVVLGKIYPISPAEKAGLEQYDIVVALDDQKVENSLQFRKYLYEKKKVGEKVEVTFYRNGQKMTKSATLADNSATKNQ; from the coding sequence ATGGGATATTACGACGGACCAAATTTGAATGAAGAGCATAGTGAAACGAGAGAAGTGAGAAAATCAGGCAGTAAAAAAGGTTATTTCTTCACAGGTTTAGTGGGAGCTGTAGTCGGGGCGGTTTCGATTAGTTTTGCAGCACCTTATATGCCATGGGTGCAAAATAATGGAGCTGCAGTTTCATCATTCAATTCTAATAAACAAGTAGAAGGTACTGTAGTTCCTGTTGTCAATAAATCAAAAAACGAAACTGATTTGCCAGGTATGGTTGAAGGTGCAAAGGATGTTGTTGTTGGTGTAATTAATATGCAACAAAGTATTGATCCGTTTGCGATGCAACCGACAGGTCAAGAACAAACAGCTGGTACAGGCTCAGGTGTTATTTATAAAAAGGCAGGAAATAAAGCATATATCGTAACAAATAACCACGTAGTAGATGGTGCAAATAAACTTGCCGTTAAACTAAGCGATGGAAAGCAAGTCGATGCAAAATTAGTTGGTAAGGACCCTTGGTTGGACTTAGCTGTTGTAGAGATTGATGGGTCTAATGTGAATAAAGTTGCAAGTTTAGGTGATTCCAGTAAAATCCGTGCGGGTGAGAAAGCAATTGCAATCGGTAATCCATTAGGATTTGATGGAAGTGTAACGGAAGGTATCATCAGTAGTAAAGAGCGTGAAATTCCAGTTGATATTGATGGTGATAAACGTCCTGATTGGCAAGCACAAGTTATTCAAACAGATGCAGCGATTAACCCTGGTAATAGTGGTGGTGCACTATTTAACCAAAACGGTGAGGTAATCGGTATTAACTCAAGTAAAATAGCTCAGCAATCAGTAGAGGGTATTGGTTTTGCAATTCCAATTAACATCGCAAAACCAGTTATTGAATCACTTGAAAAAGATGGAGTAGTGAAACGTCCAGCACTTGGAGTCGGTGTAGTTTCATTAGAAGATGTGCAAGCTTATGCAGTAAATCAATTAAAAGTGCCAAAAGAAGTAACAAATGGAGTTGTATTAGGTAAAATCTATCCAATATCACCAGCGGAAAAAGCAGGTTTAGAGCAATATGATATAGTAGTAGCGTTAGATGATCAAAAAGTAGAAAATTCACTTCAATTCCGTAAATATTTATATGAAAAGAAAAAAGTAGGCGAGAAAGTAGAAGTTACTTTCTATCGTAACGGTCAAAAAATGACGAAATCAGCTACGTTAGCAGATAATTCAGCTACTAAGAATCAATAA
- a CDS encoding response regulator transcription factor — protein sequence MNKTVLLVEDERRLREIVSDYFRNEGFEVIEAEDGKKALELFAEHTIDLIMLDIMLPEIDGWSVCRRIRKESAVPIIMLTARSDEDDTLLGFELGADEYVTKPFSPKVLVARAKTLLKRADGAVGVTEENTMSLAGIEVNRLSRTVLVDGEEIILTHKEFELLVYLMENKGIVLSRQHLLDQLWGYDYYGDDRTVDTHIKKLRNKLGDKAKHIGTVIRVGYKFEE from the coding sequence ATGAATAAAACAGTATTGCTTGTTGAAGACGAAAGAAGATTACGTGAAATTGTTAGTGATTATTTTCGTAATGAAGGCTTTGAAGTAATCGAAGCAGAAGATGGAAAAAAAGCGCTAGAATTATTTGCTGAACATACAATTGATTTAATTATGTTAGACATAATGTTACCAGAAATAGATGGTTGGTCTGTTTGTAGAAGAATTAGAAAAGAGTCAGCAGTACCAATCATTATGCTAACAGCACGTTCGGATGAGGATGATACATTACTAGGTTTTGAATTAGGTGCAGATGAGTATGTAACGAAACCATTTAGCCCGAAAGTGTTAGTAGCTCGCGCGAAGACATTATTGAAACGTGCGGATGGTGCAGTAGGAGTAACGGAAGAAAATACTATGTCCTTAGCTGGAATAGAAGTGAATCGTCTATCTAGAACCGTTTTAGTAGATGGAGAAGAAATTATATTGACGCATAAAGAATTTGAACTTCTCGTTTATTTAATGGAGAACAAAGGAATTGTGTTGTCACGTCAACATTTATTAGATCAGTTATGGGGATATGATTACTACGGTGATGACCGAACGGTTGATACACATATTAAAAAATTGCGGAATAAGCTAGGAGATAAAGCGAAGCATATCGGTACGGTTATTCGAGTTGGTTATAAATTCGAAGAATAA
- the nrdG gene encoding anaerobic ribonucleoside-triphosphate reductase activating protein gives MKVMNIIHDSVVDGEGLRTVVFFAGCPHRCFGCHNSKSWNICNGTEMTVEEIVKEIESNSLTDVTFSGGDPFLQAAEVKKVAKSVKDLKKNLWMYTGYTLEEIQSSRNNDMIELLHYGDVLVDGRFELDKKDLTLPFRGSSNQRIIRLKE, from the coding sequence ATGAAAGTTATGAATATCATTCATGATAGTGTAGTAGATGGAGAAGGGTTGCGGACAGTCGTGTTTTTTGCGGGCTGTCCGCATCGTTGTTTCGGTTGCCATAATTCGAAATCGTGGAATATTTGCAACGGAACTGAAATGACAGTAGAAGAAATTGTGAAAGAGATTGAAAGTAATTCATTAACTGATGTAACATTTTCAGGTGGAGATCCATTTTTACAAGCTGCTGAAGTGAAAAAAGTAGCAAAATCGGTGAAAGATTTGAAAAAAAATCTATGGATGTATACAGGTTATACGCTAGAAGAGATACAGAGTTCGCGAAATAATGATATGATAGAGTTGTTACATTATGGGGATGTTTTAGTCGATGGAAGATTTGAACTTGATAAAAAAGATTTAACACTTCCATTTCGCGGAAGCTCCAATCAACGTATTATTCGATTGAAAGAGTAA
- a CDS encoding anaerobic ribonucleoside triphosphate reductase: MLQRNTCGEELMKVFGTIVHGNEQDLMQENANVDGRSPMGVMGTFASESARYFAVEKLLSDQVKEAINKNILYPHDLDFYATGTTTCSQIPLAQMLANGFHTGHGHMRQPQDIKSALALSSIIFQANQNMQHGGQSFALFDIDLAPYVRKTVLRHKKRLQSYPLTKEQIEEFAWKETESDTYQACEAFVHNSNSMHSRGGGQVPFISINYGTDTSREGRLLIKQLLKATQAGLGKGETPIFPIQIFKMKKGVNFEECDPNYDLFELALETTAERLFPNFSFLDAPFNAVHYDGRPESEVCYMGCRTRVMSNIHGEETAIGRGNLSFTSINLVKLGLISGSKEAFFEALNYYLDLGIKQLLERFAYQCTKRARDFRFLYSQGVWRGGEKLQPEDSVAPILKQGTLSIGFIGLAECLVALTGKHHGEDEESWKLGYEIISFMRERMDKATEEHQLNFSIIATPAEGLSGKFVKKDREEFGEISGITNHNYYTNSFHIPVYYNIQAINKIRLEGPFHALCNGGHITYIELDGAAMHNQKALKQIVQAMAEHGVGYGSINHPVDRCKCCSYHGVIGNECPSCGNEDEVHIERIRRITGYLVGDMSKWNSAKRSEEMDRVKHK, encoded by the coding sequence ATGTTACAACGAAATACATGTGGAGAAGAATTAATGAAAGTGTTTGGGACAATTGTCCACGGCAATGAACAAGATTTAATGCAAGAAAATGCAAATGTAGATGGGCGCTCTCCGATGGGAGTAATGGGAACGTTCGCATCTGAGAGTGCGAGATATTTTGCTGTAGAAAAATTATTATCAGATCAAGTGAAAGAAGCGATAAATAAAAATATATTATATCCACATGATTTAGACTTTTATGCGACAGGAACGACGACTTGTTCGCAAATTCCGTTAGCACAAATGCTTGCTAATGGTTTTCATACTGGGCATGGACATATGAGACAACCGCAAGACATTAAAAGTGCGTTGGCACTTTCGTCTATTATTTTTCAAGCGAATCAAAATATGCAGCACGGTGGTCAATCGTTTGCACTCTTTGATATTGATTTAGCTCCCTATGTGAGAAAAACCGTACTGAGACATAAAAAGCGACTACAATCATATCCGCTTACGAAAGAACAAATTGAGGAATTCGCATGGAAAGAAACAGAAAGTGATACGTATCAGGCGTGTGAAGCTTTCGTTCATAATTCAAATAGTATGCATAGTAGGGGCGGGGGACAAGTACCGTTTATTTCTATTAATTACGGAACAGACACATCGAGAGAGGGAAGACTTTTAATTAAACAGCTGTTAAAAGCGACGCAAGCTGGACTTGGAAAAGGAGAAACACCGATTTTCCCTATTCAAATTTTTAAAATGAAAAAAGGTGTAAACTTTGAAGAATGTGATCCGAACTATGATTTGTTTGAATTAGCATTAGAGACGACAGCAGAGCGATTATTCCCCAATTTTTCATTTTTAGATGCTCCGTTTAATGCAGTGCATTATGATGGGCGACCTGAAAGTGAAGTATGTTACATGGGATGTCGCACTCGTGTTATGTCTAATATACATGGAGAAGAAACAGCAATAGGAAGAGGTAACCTGTCGTTTACTTCTATTAATTTAGTGAAATTAGGGCTAATTAGTGGATCGAAAGAAGCGTTTTTTGAAGCGCTAAATTATTACTTAGATCTAGGAATTAAGCAATTATTAGAGAGGTTCGCGTATCAATGTACGAAGCGAGCGAGAGATTTTCGATTTTTATATTCACAAGGTGTATGGCGTGGTGGAGAAAAGTTACAGCCTGAAGATTCAGTAGCACCTATTTTAAAGCAAGGGACGTTAAGTATTGGTTTTATCGGTCTTGCGGAATGTTTAGTAGCTTTAACAGGAAAGCATCATGGAGAAGATGAGGAATCATGGAAACTTGGATATGAAATCATTTCCTTTATGAGGGAGAGAATGGATAAGGCGACAGAAGAACATCAACTGAATTTCTCAATAATTGCAACGCCTGCGGAAGGGTTATCAGGGAAGTTTGTGAAAAAAGATAGAGAAGAATTTGGTGAAATTAGCGGTATAACGAACCATAACTACTATACGAATTCATTCCATATTCCAGTTTATTATAACATTCAAGCGATAAATAAAATTCGTTTAGAAGGACCTTTTCATGCTCTATGTAATGGAGGGCATATTACGTATATTGAACTAGACGGAGCAGCGATGCATAATCAAAAGGCGTTAAAACAAATTGTACAAGCGATGGCAGAGCATGGCGTTGGGTACGGTTCAATTAATCATCCTGTTGATCGTTGTAAATGTTGCAGTTATCATGGAGTTATTGGAAATGAATGTCCAAGCTGCGGAAATGAAGACGAGGTCCATATAGAAAGAATTCGTCGTATAACTGGCTATCTTGTAGGAGATATGTCGAAGTGGAATAGTGCGAAACGTAGTGAAGAGATGGATCGGGTGAAGCATAAATGA
- the plsY gene encoding glycerol-3-phosphate 1-O-acyltransferase PlsY — MIITYLLFIVAYLLGSIPFALVVGKIGYGIDIREHGSGNLGGTNTFRTLGKKAGFIVTIADILKGTLATALPIIFGLDTHPLWFGLAAVLGHVYPIFAKFRGGKAVATSAGVLLCYSPVVFAILAVVFFTLLFTTRYVSLSSMVTAVVAVIASIVSGDKIFIIAMCLLAGMVIYKHRANIGRIINKTEPKANFSKKQK; from the coding sequence ATGATTATTACATATCTTTTATTTATCGTTGCCTATCTACTCGGTTCGATTCCATTTGCATTAGTCGTTGGAAAAATCGGTTATGGAATCGACATTCGTGAGCATGGAAGCGGTAATCTAGGCGGAACAAATACATTCCGTACATTAGGGAAAAAAGCAGGTTTTATCGTAACAATTGCTGACATTTTAAAAGGCACATTAGCAACAGCTCTACCGATTATTTTCGGATTAGATACTCACCCACTATGGTTTGGATTAGCCGCTGTTCTTGGACATGTCTATCCAATCTTCGCAAAATTCCGCGGTGGTAAAGCAGTTGCAACTTCTGCTGGCGTGCTATTATGCTACTCACCAGTTGTATTTGCAATATTAGCTGTTGTATTTTTCACCCTTTTATTTACAACAAGATACGTATCACTTTCTTCTATGGTAACAGCTGTCGTTGCTGTTATTGCATCAATTGTTAGCGGGGATAAAATCTTCATTATTGCGATGTGTTTATTAGCTGGTATGGTTATTTATAAACACCGTGCAAATATCGGACGAATTATAAATAAAACTGAACCGAAAGCAAACTTTTCAAAAAAGCAAAAATAA
- a CDS encoding HesB/YadR/YfhF family protein, with protein sequence MNLSVTKEAAQWYKDELNLQSGETLRFFVQYGGCSTVQKGLSLGIRKDDPAHPAVQTQEEGINFFIEGDDEWFFDGHNLSVTLNDGDDFPQFNYEK encoded by the coding sequence ATGAATCTTTCCGTAACAAAAGAAGCAGCACAATGGTATAAAGACGAATTAAACCTACAATCAGGTGAAACACTACGCTTTTTCGTACAATACGGTGGTTGCAGTACTGTGCAAAAAGGACTTTCTTTAGGAATTCGTAAAGATGATCCTGCACATCCTGCTGTTCAAACTCAAGAAGAAGGTATTAACTTCTTTATTGAAGGCGATGATGAGTGGTTCTTCGATGGACATAATTTATCTGTTACACTTAACGACGGTGACGATTTCCCGCAATTTAATTATGAAAAATAA
- a CDS encoding thioesterase family protein: MFVAEHEVEIRYAETDQMGVVYHSNYLVWLELGRTKLIQDLGFSYVEMEKEGIISPVLDLQISYRKAMRYGEKAIVKTWVDTVSPLRVVYGYEVYNGDGELCITASTTNICAKKEGFRPVSFKKLYPEWYAKYEEIKKK; this comes from the coding sequence ATGTTTGTAGCAGAACATGAAGTTGAAATCCGCTATGCGGAAACAGATCAGATGGGTGTTGTTTACCATTCAAACTATTTAGTGTGGCTGGAACTTGGGCGCACGAAACTTATACAAGATTTAGGGTTTTCATATGTTGAAATGGAGAAAGAGGGAATTATTTCTCCTGTGTTAGACTTGCAAATTTCATATCGTAAAGCGATGCGTTACGGAGAAAAAGCTATTGTGAAAACGTGGGTTGATACTGTGAGCCCGCTTCGCGTTGTATATGGATATGAAGTTTATAATGGTGATGGTGAACTTTGTATTACTGCAAGCACGACGAATATTTGTGCGAAAAAAGAAGGATTCCGCCCTGTATCATTTAAAAAATTATATCCTGAGTGGTATGCGAAATATGAGGAAATCAAGAAAAAATAA
- a CDS encoding glycosyl hydrolase family 18 protein, translating to MIQIVTVRSGDSVYSLASKYGSTPEEIVKDNGLNPAETLVVGQALIVNTKGNNYYVQPGDSLYRISQTYNVPLASLAKVNNLSLKSILHVGQQLYIPKGTKRAVESIAYLQPSTIPIKESLVNATRAINPFLSYLAYFSFEAKRDGTLKEPTETAKIATIATQGKTIPMLVITNIENGNFSADLTSVILRDATIQNKFITNILQTAEKYGMRDIHFDFENVAPEDREAYNRFLRNVKTRLPSGYTLSTTLVPKTSSNQKGKFFEAHDYKAQGQIVDFVVIMTYDWGWQGGPPMAISPIGPVKEVLQYAKSQMPPQKIMMGQNLYGFDWKLPFKQGNPPAKAISSVAAVALARKYNVPIRYDFTAQAPHFNYFDENGVQHEVWFEDSRSVQSKFNLMKEQGIGGISYWKIGLPFPQNWRLLVENFTITKKG from the coding sequence ATGATTCAAATTGTAACTGTTCGTAGCGGTGATAGTGTTTATAGTTTAGCATCAAAATATGGATCTACACCTGAAGAAATTGTAAAAGACAATGGACTAAACCCAGCCGAAACACTCGTTGTTGGTCAGGCACTTATCGTTAATACAAAAGGAAATAACTATTATGTACAGCCTGGTGACAGCCTTTATCGAATTTCTCAAACATATAACGTTCCTCTCGCTAGTTTAGCTAAAGTTAATAATCTATCTTTAAAATCCATTCTCCATGTCGGACAACAATTATATATACCGAAAGGAACGAAGCGAGCAGTAGAATCCATCGCTTATTTACAACCTTCAACCATTCCAATAAAAGAAAGTTTAGTAAATGCTACACGTGCTATTAATCCATTTTTATCATATTTAGCCTACTTTAGTTTTGAAGCAAAAAGAGATGGTACATTAAAAGAACCTACTGAAACAGCTAAAATTGCTACTATTGCAACGCAAGGTAAAACCATCCCTATGCTCGTTATTACAAATATTGAAAATGGAAATTTCAGTGCCGATCTGACATCGGTTATTTTACGCGATGCAACAATCCAAAATAAATTCATTACAAACATTTTACAAACAGCTGAAAAATATGGTATGCGAGACATTCATTTCGATTTCGAGAATGTGGCACCCGAAGACCGCGAGGCATATAATCGCTTTTTACGAAATGTCAAAACACGCTTACCTAGCGGGTACACATTGAGCACAACTCTCGTACCGAAAACAAGTTCAAATCAAAAAGGAAAGTTTTTTGAAGCTCACGATTATAAAGCACAAGGGCAAATTGTTGATTTTGTCGTCATTATGACATACGACTGGGGTTGGCAAGGCGGGCCACCGATGGCGATTTCTCCTATTGGCCCAGTGAAAGAAGTACTTCAATATGCAAAATCTCAAATGCCACCACAAAAAATTATGATGGGGCAAAATTTATACGGTTTCGATTGGAAACTGCCATTCAAACAAGGAAATCCACCTGCAAAAGCAATTAGTTCTGTCGCAGCTGTTGCACTAGCTCGTAAATACAATGTTCCTATCCGCTATGATTTCACGGCTCAAGCTCCACACTTTAATTACTTTGACGAAAACGGCGTACAACATGAAGTTTGGTTTGAAGATTCACGGTCCGTGCAAAGTAAATTTAATTTAATGAAAGAACAAGGAATAGGCGGCATTAGCTATTGGAAAATTGGTCTACCATTCCCACAAAATTGGCGTTTACTCGTTGAAAATTTTACAATCACGAAAAAAGGCTGA